A genomic window from Buteo buteo chromosome 13, bButBut1.hap1.1, whole genome shotgun sequence includes:
- the FSCN2 gene encoding fascin-2 isoform X2: MPTNGIHQVLKIQFGLINCESRYLTAESFGYKVNASAPSLKRKQIWTLEQDEADSSVVFLKSHLGRYLGADKDGKVRCEAEQPGRDERFSIITQSDGRWALQSAPHRRFFGGREDRLSCFAPSVTEGELWTVHLAMHPQANLLSVSRRRYAHLSAHEDEIATDSNLPWGVDALITLCFQDKKYSLRTADERYLRCDGTLVPEPGARTGYTLEFKAGKLAFKDCDGKYLAPTGPTGTLKSGRSSKPGKDELFDLEESHPQVVFTAANGRYVSIRQGVNVSANQDEELNHETFQLQIDRDTNKCSLHTNTGSYWTLVAHGGIQAVATEVAANTMFDIEWRGRRVALRASNGRYVCTKKNGQLAAVSDTVGEDEEFTLKLINRPMLVLRGEHGFVCYHRGSNLLDSNRSVYDVFHISFSDGAYQIQGQGGKFWYVASSGSVCSDGELSEDFFFEFRERGRVAIKGKNGRYLRGDPAGTLRADSESVLRATLWEY, encoded by the exons ATGCCAACGAATGGGATCCACCAGGTTCTGAAGATCCAGTTCGGGCTGATCAACTGCGAGAGCCGGTACCTGACGGCGGAGAGCTTCGGCTACAAGGTGAACGCCTCGGCGCCCAGCCTGAAGCGCAAGCAGATCTGGACGCTGGAGCAGGATGAAGCCGACAGCTCCGTCGTCTTCCTCAAGAGCCACCTGGGCCGGTACCTGGGTGCCGACAAGGACGGGAAGGTGCGGTGCGAGGCCGAGCAGCCGGGTCGGGACGAACGCTTCAGCATCATCACCCAGTCGGACGGGCGCTGGGCGCTGCAGTCGGCCCCGCACCGGCGTTTCTTCGGGGGCCGGGAGGATCGGCTCTCCTGCTTCGCCCCCAGCGTGACGGAGGGCGAGCTCTGGACCGTGCACTTGGCCATGCACCCCCAGGCCAACCTGCTGAGCGTCAGCCGCCGCCGCTACGCCCACCTCAGCGCCCACGAGGACGAGATCGCCACCGACAGCAACCTGCCCTGGGGGGTGGACGCCCTCATCACCCTCTGCTTCCAGGACAAGAAGTACAGCCTGCGCACCGCCGACGAGCGCTACCTGCGCTGCGACGGCACGCTGGTGCCCGAGCCCGGCGCCCGTACCGGTTACACCCTCGAGTTCAAGGCGGGCAAGTTGGCTTTCAAGGACTGCGACGGCAAATACCTGGCACCCACGGGGCCCACCGGCACCCTCAAATCCGGCCGCAGCTCCAAGCCGGGCAAAGACGAACTCTTCGACCTGGAGGAGAGCCATCCCCAGGTGGTCTTCACGGCGGCCAACGGCAGATACGTCTCCATCCGGCAGG GCGTCAACGTCTCGGCGAACCAGGACGAGGAGCTGAACCACGAGACCTTCCAGCTCCAGATTGACCGCGACACCAACAAGTGCAGCCTGCACACCAACACCGGCAGCTACTGGACCCTCGTGGCCCATGGGGGCATCCAGGCCGTGGCCACCGAAGT CGCTGCCAACACCATGTTCGACATCGAGTGGCGCGGGCGGCGGGTGGCCCTGCGCGCCAGCAATGGCCGGTACGTCTGCACCAAGAAGAACGGGCAACTGGCGGCCGTCAGCGACACTGTGG GGGAGGATGAGGAGTTCACCCTGAAGCTGATCAACCGCCCGATGCTGGTGCTGAGGGGTGAGCACGGCTTCGTCTGCTACCACCGTGGCTCCAACCTGCTTGATTCCAACCGCTCCGTCTACGATGTCTTCCACATCAGCTTTAGTGACGGCGCCTACCAGATCCAAG GCCAGGGGGGCAAGTTCTGGTATGTGGCAAGCAGCGGGTCGGTGTGCAGCGATGGGGAACTCTCCGAGGATTTCTTCTTTGAGTTCCGGGAGCGGGGACGCGTGGCCATCAAAGGGAAGAACGGCCGGTACCTGCGCGGGGACCCGGCCGGCACCCTGCGGGCTGACAGCGAATCCGTGCTGCGGGCCACGCTCTGGGAATACTGA
- the FSCN2 gene encoding fascin-2 isoform X1, which produces MPTNGIHQVLKIQFGLINCESRYLTAESFGYKVNASAPSLKRKQIWTLEQDEADSSVVFLKSHLGRYLGADKDGKVRCEAEQPGRDERFSIITQSDGRWALQSAPHRRFFGGREDRLSCFAPSVTEGELWTVHLAMHPQANLLSVSRRRYAHLSAHEDEIATDSNLPWGVDALITLCFQDKKYSLRTADERYLRCDGTLVPEPGARTGYTLEFKAGKLAFKDCDGKYLAPTGPTGTLKSGRSSKPGKDELFDLEESHPQVVFTAANGRYVSIRQGVNVSANQDEELNHETFQLQIDRDTNKCSLHTNTGSYWTLVAHGGIQAVATEVAANTMFDIEWRGRRVALRASNGRYVCTKKNGQLAAVSDTVGKCRGWVGGSQCCPPHPSLGCSGPGSRVGEDEEFTLKLINRPMLVLRGEHGFVCYHRGSNLLDSNRSVYDVFHISFSDGAYQIQGQGGKFWYVASSGSVCSDGELSEDFFFEFRERGRVAIKGKNGRYLRGDPAGTLRADSESVLRATLWEY; this is translated from the exons ATGCCAACGAATGGGATCCACCAGGTTCTGAAGATCCAGTTCGGGCTGATCAACTGCGAGAGCCGGTACCTGACGGCGGAGAGCTTCGGCTACAAGGTGAACGCCTCGGCGCCCAGCCTGAAGCGCAAGCAGATCTGGACGCTGGAGCAGGATGAAGCCGACAGCTCCGTCGTCTTCCTCAAGAGCCACCTGGGCCGGTACCTGGGTGCCGACAAGGACGGGAAGGTGCGGTGCGAGGCCGAGCAGCCGGGTCGGGACGAACGCTTCAGCATCATCACCCAGTCGGACGGGCGCTGGGCGCTGCAGTCGGCCCCGCACCGGCGTTTCTTCGGGGGCCGGGAGGATCGGCTCTCCTGCTTCGCCCCCAGCGTGACGGAGGGCGAGCTCTGGACCGTGCACTTGGCCATGCACCCCCAGGCCAACCTGCTGAGCGTCAGCCGCCGCCGCTACGCCCACCTCAGCGCCCACGAGGACGAGATCGCCACCGACAGCAACCTGCCCTGGGGGGTGGACGCCCTCATCACCCTCTGCTTCCAGGACAAGAAGTACAGCCTGCGCACCGCCGACGAGCGCTACCTGCGCTGCGACGGCACGCTGGTGCCCGAGCCCGGCGCCCGTACCGGTTACACCCTCGAGTTCAAGGCGGGCAAGTTGGCTTTCAAGGACTGCGACGGCAAATACCTGGCACCCACGGGGCCCACCGGCACCCTCAAATCCGGCCGCAGCTCCAAGCCGGGCAAAGACGAACTCTTCGACCTGGAGGAGAGCCATCCCCAGGTGGTCTTCACGGCGGCCAACGGCAGATACGTCTCCATCCGGCAGG GCGTCAACGTCTCGGCGAACCAGGACGAGGAGCTGAACCACGAGACCTTCCAGCTCCAGATTGACCGCGACACCAACAAGTGCAGCCTGCACACCAACACCGGCAGCTACTGGACCCTCGTGGCCCATGGGGGCATCCAGGCCGTGGCCACCGAAGT CGCTGCCAACACCATGTTCGACATCGAGTGGCGCGGGCGGCGGGTGGCCCTGCGCGCCAGCAATGGCCGGTACGTCTGCACCAAGAAGAACGGGCAACTGGCGGCCGTCAGCGACACTGTGGGTAAGTGccgggggtgggtgggggggtcccagtgttgccctccccaccccagcctggGGTGCTCAGGGCCGGGCTCCCGCGTAGGGGAGGATGAGGAGTTCACCCTGAAGCTGATCAACCGCCCGATGCTGGTGCTGAGGGGTGAGCACGGCTTCGTCTGCTACCACCGTGGCTCCAACCTGCTTGATTCCAACCGCTCCGTCTACGATGTCTTCCACATCAGCTTTAGTGACGGCGCCTACCAGATCCAAG GCCAGGGGGGCAAGTTCTGGTATGTGGCAAGCAGCGGGTCGGTGTGCAGCGATGGGGAACTCTCCGAGGATTTCTTCTTTGAGTTCCGGGAGCGGGGACGCGTGGCCATCAAAGGGAAGAACGGCCGGTACCTGCGCGGGGACCCGGCCGGCACCCTGCGGGCTGACAGCGAATCCGTGCTGCGGGCCACGCTCTGGGAATACTGA